The genomic interval AAGGGACACCTCTCGGGTGCGCTGGTCAACCTGATTCTGGCTTTTTCGGGGCCTCGCGGCTCGGGGGAACCATGAGCTACGTGGCGCTGGCGCGGAAGTACCGCCCCCAAACCTTTTCCGAAGTTATCGCGCAATCCCACATCACCGACACCTTGCGCCGCGCCTTCGAGAAGCGCCTGGCTCCCGCCTATCTCTTCACCGGACCACGCGGCTCCGGCAAGACCACCGTCGCCCGCATTCTGGCGAAGGCGCTCAACTGCGAGCGCCCCAAGGGTGGCGAACCCTGCGACGTTTGCGAGAGCTGCACGGGCATCAAGACCGGCCGCAGTCTCGACGTGCTGGAGATCGACGGCGCCTCGAACAATAGCGTGGACGATGTGCGCGAGCTGCGGGAGAACGTGCGGTACGCAGCCTCGGCGCCGGGGAAGCACAAGGTCTACATCATCGACGAAGTGCACATGCTGTCCACCGGTGCCTTCAACGCCTTGCTGAAGACGCTGGAGGAGCCGCCGTCGCACGTCCTCTTCGTGTTCGCCACCACCGAGCCGCGCAAGGTGCCGCAAACCATTCTGTCGCGCTGTCAGCGCTTCGATTTCCGCCGCTTGCGCAGCGAGGAGATCCACGGGCGGTTGCAGGAGATCTGCACCAAGGAGAAGCTCGACATCGACGACGCGGCGCTGCACTTGCTGGCCAAGCGGGCGGACGGCAGTTTGCGCGATGGTCTGAGCCTGCTCGATCAAGTCGCTTCCAGCCAGAGCGGCAAGATCCGCGAGAGCCATGTCGCCGAGGTGCTGGGCTTGGTGCGCGAGGAGGTGTACCTTGAGCTCGCCGAAACCTTCCTGGCCCACTCTTCGGTGCGCGCGGTGGAGTTGCTGCACGCGGCCCAGCGCGAGGGCGCCGACCCCGCTGGTTTCGTGCTCGGTTTGGTGGAGCATCTCCGCAACCTGCTCCTCCTCTCGGTGGATCCGGCGTTGCGCCGGGCGGTGCAACTCGGCGAAGCGCATCTGCAGCGGGCGGAGGAGCTGTCGCGCCGCTTCCGCACCGAGGATCTGCTCTACCTCTTGAACCGAGCCGCCGCCTTACACGAGGAGATCCGCAACTCGAGCCAGCCCATGGTGGTGCTCGAGGCCGCGACGGTCGAGCTGGCGCGCTTCGAGTCCCGCGTTCTCCTGGCCGAGGTGCTGGAGAAGCTCGGCGGTGGTGCCCCGGAGCCGCCGGCGGCACGCGGCGGCACAGGCACAGGTCCCGCCCGAGAAGCCGCGCGCGGCCGCGGGCGCAGTGGCGGCGCCTCGGCGCTCACCGGCGCCTCTCCCGTCCCGACTGCCGACACTCAGGGCGCGAACGGCCTCGCCTTCGGCGCCGCGCCCGAAGCACCGGCGGGTTTGCTCACGCCGCCACGCACACCGGTCGCCGCCGCCAGCGAGTCAGCGTCCCAGCTCCCGACCCGCGGTGGCGCCTCGCTGGAGCCGCGACTGCCGGCGGCCGGCCTCGCCCCCCACGAAGCTCGGCCTGCAGCGCCTGGCCTTGTCTCCCACGAAACTCGGCCTGCTGTGCCCGGACTCGTGCAGCGCGAGTCTCGGCCTCCTGCGGTCGGCGGTGCCACCATCGTCGCTGCGGTGGAGCTCGGCGAGGTGCAAGAGCGCTGGGCCGAGTTCACTCAGTTGGTGGCGGGATCGAAAGCGCTGCTCGCCCAGTGTCTCTCCGAAGGTGTGCCGGCCCGACTCGAGGGGGCGCGCTTGCACGTGGAGTTCAGAGAGACGCAGAGCTTCCCTTTGCAGATGTTGCAACATGCCAACGCGCGGGCGGAGCTGGAGCAGCTCCTCGCCGGTTACTTCGGCCGGCCCTTGCAGCTCGTGCCGTGCCTGCCCGGAGCGGAGAGTCCTCCCGGGGCGCCTTTGTCGTCCGGGCGGATCAGCCACGAAGACATCGTGCAGAGCCGGCGCGAGGCTGTCGGCGCCAGCGAACGCCTGCCGCTCCTGCAAGAGATCCTCGAGACCTTCGACGCCGAGATCCTGGAAGAGCGCGACGGCTGAGCCGGGCGCCGCGGCAGCCGTGATCCGGAGGGTGCAGCGTGTTCAAGAACATGGGCGACGTGCTCAAACAAGCGCAGCAGATGCAGGCCAAGATGCAGGCATTGCGCGAAGAGCTACGCCAGCGCGAAGTGGTCGGCAGCGCCGGAGGCGGCCTGGTGACGATCGCGCTCAACGGCACCAGCGAGCCGTTGCGCGTCAAGATCGACCCGAAGCTGGCGGGCGACATGGAGATGCTGGAGGATCTCGTCCTCGCCGCACTCCGGGACGCGCAGCAGAAGGTCCAGGAGCTGGTGCAACAAGAGATGGGCCACCTGGCGGGGCCGATCGCCGGCGCCTTCGGTCTCCCAGGGACGTGAGCGCCCGGCCGAGCCACGAGGACGGACGCTTTGATCTTTGGTTCGCCGCTGCTGACCAGGCTCGTCGCCCTCTTCAAGATGATGCCCGGCGTGGGGGAGAAGTCGGCCCAGCGGCTGGCGCTCTTCGTGCTCCGCAGCGAGCGTCCGGCGGTGGAAGAGCTCGCCCGCACCCTCCTCGAAGTGAAGCAGCGCGTCGGGCTGTGCGAAGTGTGCGGCAACGTCGCCGAAGAGGCTCGCTGCGTCATCTGCGCCGACCCGCGGCGGAGTGACGACGCGATCTGCATCGTCGAGCAGCCCCAGGACGTGTACATGCTGGAGCGCACCGGCGCCTTCCGCGGCCGCTACCAGGTCCTGCACGGCGTGCTCTCGCCCATGGACGGGGTGGGCCCGGCGGAGCTCCACCTGGGGAACTTGCAGGAGCGCGTCCGAGCCGGGAACACGCGGGAAGTGGTGGTGGCCACGAACCCCACGGTGGAAGGCGAGGCCACGGCACTGTACGTTTCCCGGATGTTGGAGGGGCTCTCCGTGCGGGTGACGCGGCTCGCTCGGGGGCTCCCGGTCGGGGGCAGCATCGAGTTCCTCGACGAGGCCACCCTGGGGCGGGCCTTCGAAGGCCGGCAAGAGGTGTAATGGTGGGAGAGCAGGTGCAGGCGGGCGGTTCGATCTTCGAAGAAGACTATTGGGCGCTCCGGGGGGTACTGACCGAGCTCCTGGAGGGAGCGAACGCCCGGAGCGTTCTGCTCGTGGATGGCACCGGACAGGTGATCACGAGCCTGGCCACACCGGCGGAATTCGACGTGATGAGCTTCGCCGCGCTCTGTGCCGCCGACTTCGAAGCCAACCGGCAGCTGGCGCACTTGATCGGCGAGGAGGACTTCTCGACCCTCTACCATCAGGGCACGAACGAGAGCATGTACCTGTCGCGGGTCGAAGCACGCGTCATCCTGGCGGTGCTCTTCGACCGGCGCGCCACGCTGGGGCTCGTGCGCCTGCGCGTGGCCCGCGCGGTGGAACGTCTCACGGTGGTATTCCAGCGCTTGTTCGAGAAGGCGCAGCATCACGTGCAGGTGGCCCGGCTCGAGGTGGACGCGGACTTCACCGCCCGCGCCGAGGCCCAAATCGACGACCTCTTCCAGGAATGACCCCGGGTCACCGCAGCCGTGGACGGCGGGCGTGTCGCTGATCAACTACGCTACACAAGAGATCAGCTGTAAGGTCGTTTACTACGGCCCCGGCCTGGGCGGGAAGACGACCAACATCCGTTACGTCTACAACCGCTTGCGCCCGGAGTCGAAGGGCAAGCTCATCTCCCTGGCGACGGAGATGGACCGGACGCTTTTCTTCGACTTCCTGCCCCTCGATCTCGGCAGCATCAAGGGATTCCGGGTGCGCTTCCACCTCTATACCGTGCCGGGGCAGGTGTACTACGACGCGAGCCGCAAGCTCATCCTGCGCGGGGTGGACGGCATCGTCTTCGTGGTGGATTCCTCGATCAACCGCTTCGACGCCAACGTGGAGAGCATGTACAACATGCACGAGAACCTGGCGCTGCACGGCCTGTCGCTGGCCGACGTGCCCTTCGCGGTGCAGTACAACAAGCGCGATCTCCCCGACATCATCGCCCTCGACGATCTGCAGGAGGAGCTGAACCCGTCGCGCTATCCCAGCTTCGAAGGGGTGGCGACACGGGGCGTCGGTGTCTTCGACACCTTGAAATGCGTGAGCAAGCTCGTGCTCCGCAAGCTGGCGTGAGCGCCGTGGCGGGCCCGGGCGACGCCGCGACGGGCCCTGGGTCTCGCCCCCCTCCAGAGCGGCGGCGCCCGAGCGAGCGCCTGGCCGTCGCCATCGCCTCGCTCGCTTTCGCTGGCTTCTTCCCCGTGGCCCCCGCGACCTTCGCGAGTGCCATCGCCACGGTGTTCTTCGCCTTCGTCTTCCCGCTGCCGGCGGTGGCGGCAGTGGCGCTCGTGGTCGCGCTCATCGTCATCGGCGTCTGGTCGTGCGGGCGACTGGAGAGCGTCTATGGCCACGATCCTTCGGCGGCGGTGCTCGACGAAGTCTGCGGCATGGCGGTGACGCTCGCCTTCGGTCCGATCACGCCGGCGACGCTCGTACTCGGCTTTTTGCTCTTCAGAGTCTTCGACGTGCTGAAGCTGCCGCCAGGCCGTGCCGCCGAACGCCTGCCGGGAGGCTGGGGCGTTGTTTTCGACGATGTCGTTGCCGGTGTGTACGCGGCAGCCGTGCTGCGCGGCTGCATGTGGTTGTGGCCAGGAATGCATCTCGCGCTCTGGCATCTCGGTGTCCTCGCCGTGGGTGCGGCCGTACTCTTCGTCTTCCGCAAGCCCCTCTTCCGCCGCTACGGCAAGCCCCGCACACGGCTCGGAGTGCGCCGGGG from Candidatus Krumholzibacteriia bacterium carries:
- the dnaX gene encoding DNA polymerase III subunit gamma/tau — protein: MSYVALARKYRPQTFSEVIAQSHITDTLRRAFEKRLAPAYLFTGPRGSGKTTVARILAKALNCERPKGGEPCDVCESCTGIKTGRSLDVLEIDGASNNSVDDVRELRENVRYAASAPGKHKVYIIDEVHMLSTGAFNALLKTLEEPPSHVLFVFATTEPRKVPQTILSRCQRFDFRRLRSEEIHGRLQEICTKEKLDIDDAALHLLAKRADGSLRDGLSLLDQVASSQSGKIRESHVAEVLGLVREEVYLELAETFLAHSSVRAVELLHAAQREGADPAGFVLGLVEHLRNLLLLSVDPALRRAVQLGEAHLQRAEELSRRFRTEDLLYLLNRAAALHEEIRNSSQPMVVLEAATVELARFESRVLLAEVLEKLGGGAPEPPAARGGTGTGPAREAARGRGRSGGASALTGASPVPTADTQGANGLAFGAAPEAPAGLLTPPRTPVAAASESASQLPTRGGASLEPRLPAAGLAPHEARPAAPGLVSHETRPAVPGLVQRESRPPAVGGATIVAAVELGEVQERWAEFTQLVAGSKALLAQCLSEGVPARLEGARLHVEFRETQSFPLQMLQHANARAELEQLLAGYFGRPLQLVPCLPGAESPPGAPLSSGRISHEDIVQSRREAVGASERLPLLQEILETFDAEILEERDG
- a CDS encoding YbaB/EbfC family nucleoid-associated protein; the protein is MFKNMGDVLKQAQQMQAKMQALREELRQREVVGSAGGGLVTIALNGTSEPLRVKIDPKLAGDMEMLEDLVLAALRDAQQKVQELVQQEMGHLAGPIAGAFGLPGT
- a CDS encoding phosphatidylglycerophosphatase A is translated as MSAVAGPGDAATGPGSRPPPERRRPSERLAVAIASLAFAGFFPVAPATFASAIATVFFAFVFPLPAVAAVALVVALIVIGVWSCGRLESVYGHDPSAAVLDEVCGMAVTLAFGPITPATLVLGFLLFRVFDVLKLPPGRAAERLPGGWGVVFDDVVAGVYAAAVLRGCMWLWPGMHLALWHLGVLAVGAAVLFVFRKPLFRRYGKPRTRLGVRRGTEAR
- a CDS encoding roadblock/LC7 domain-containing protein — translated: MVGEQVQAGGSIFEEDYWALRGVLTELLEGANARSVLLVDGTGQVITSLATPAEFDVMSFAALCAADFEANRQLAHLIGEEDFSTLYHQGTNESMYLSRVEARVILAVLFDRRATLGLVRLRVARAVERLTVVFQRLFEKAQHHVQVARLEVDADFTARAEAQIDDLFQE
- the recR gene encoding recombination mediator RecR; amino-acid sequence: MFGSPLLTRLVALFKMMPGVGEKSAQRLALFVLRSERPAVEELARTLLEVKQRVGLCEVCGNVAEEARCVICADPRRSDDAICIVEQPQDVYMLERTGAFRGRYQVLHGVLSPMDGVGPAELHLGNLQERVRAGNTREVVVATNPTVEGEATALYVSRMLEGLSVRVTRLARGLPVGGSIEFLDEATLGRAFEGRQEV
- a CDS encoding ADP-ribosylation factor-like protein, whose product is MSLINYATQEISCKVVYYGPGLGGKTTNIRYVYNRLRPESKGKLISLATEMDRTLFFDFLPLDLGSIKGFRVRFHLYTVPGQVYYDASRKLILRGVDGIVFVVDSSINRFDANVESMYNMHENLALHGLSLADVPFAVQYNKRDLPDIIALDDLQEELNPSRYPSFEGVATRGVGVFDTLKCVSKLVLRKLA